One window of Chryseobacterium indologenes genomic DNA carries:
- a CDS encoding GAF domain-containing protein, translating to MSELKKRLSSILESPKHNTEEKLEKVCHLLDQEISYFNWTGFYFKNGDKEELILGPYVGAPTDHTIIPYGKGICGQVAVSNETFVVPDVNEESNYLSCSIDTKAEIVVPIFKDGKNIGQIDIDSHTVDPFTSEDRELLEWLCNEVSKIL from the coding sequence ATGTCAGAATTAAAGAAAAGACTTTCCTCAATTCTTGAAAGTCCTAAACATAATACAGAAGAAAAACTTGAAAAAGTTTGCCACTTGTTGGATCAGGAAATTTCTTATTTCAACTGGACAGGTTTCTATTTCAAAAACGGAGATAAGGAAGAACTGATTTTAGGCCCTTATGTAGGAGCGCCAACAGATCATACCATTATTCCTTACGGTAAAGGAATTTGCGGACAGGTAGCAGTTTCCAATGAAACATTTGTAGTTCCCGATGTAAACGAAGAAAGCAATTATCTAAGCTGCTCCATTGATACAAAAGCCGAAATTGTAGTTCCTATCTTTAAAGACGGAAAAAACATCGGCCAGATTGATATTGATTCCCATACGGTAGATCCTTTCACTAGTGAAGACCGTGAATTATTAGAATGGCTTTGTAACGAAGTTTCTAAAATTTTATAA
- a CDS encoding TonB-dependent receptor — protein sequence MYQKLTPKQKALTINLDPTIYGTFAEIGAGQETVRHFFRAGGASGTIAKAMSAYDKDFSDAIYGKEVKNRYVTQNRLRKMLRYEVALIEERISRDNNPDRKFFSYANTVTTINFDKTVRGHGWVGIRFQTKENEDYNEIVIHVKFKENDATLQQETLGNLGVNLIFGAFNYFDNPRTLVESLYDDIAKDNLEIDMIDFSGPAFAYVDNRLMSLQLVKNGMTDAVIFNSQGSNMLPADVLYKKNIFAVRGSFRPVTKVNIDMLKNGMDMFFKDAICTHEETEVLIEITISNLRADGDIDERDFLDRVDILAKLGYTVIISNFSEYYRLIDYFASYTSGDIGVAMGVNNMLMVFDEKYYKNLSGGILEAFGKFFRNGMRVYLYPYKDPETHQLLDSSNLKVEENLKELYKYFKHNNRIVDITNYNPEFLEIYSREILRKIACCVKGWETQVPEGVAEMIKERGMFGYKEELSLKQFS from the coding sequence ATGTATCAGAAACTAACTCCTAAACAAAAAGCATTAACAATTAATCTAGATCCTACTATTTATGGTACTTTCGCAGAAATTGGAGCAGGGCAGGAGACTGTTCGCCACTTTTTTAGAGCAGGAGGAGCTTCCGGTACGATTGCTAAGGCGATGTCTGCTTATGACAAAGATTTTAGTGATGCCATCTACGGAAAGGAAGTAAAAAACAGGTACGTTACCCAAAACAGGCTTCGCAAAATGCTTCGATATGAAGTAGCTTTGATTGAAGAGCGAATTTCAAGAGATAATAATCCCGATAGAAAATTCTTTTCTTATGCCAATACGGTAACAACCATCAATTTTGACAAGACTGTAAGAGGCCACGGCTGGGTAGGAATTCGTTTTCAGACCAAAGAAAATGAAGATTACAATGAAATCGTGATTCACGTAAAATTCAAAGAAAATGATGCCACCCTTCAGCAGGAAACCTTAGGAAATCTTGGGGTAAATCTTATTTTCGGAGCTTTTAATTACTTTGACAATCCAAGAACTTTAGTAGAATCTTTATACGACGATATTGCAAAAGACAACCTGGAAATTGATATGATTGATTTCAGCGGTCCTGCTTTTGCGTATGTTGACAACAGACTGATGTCACTGCAGCTGGTGAAAAATGGAATGACCGATGCTGTGATTTTCAATTCTCAGGGCAGCAATATGCTTCCGGCAGATGTATTGTACAAGAAAAATATTTTCGCGGTAAGAGGAAGTTTCAGACCGGTAACGAAAGTAAACATTGATATGCTTAAAAACGGGATGGATATGTTTTTCAAAGATGCGATCTGTACCCATGAAGAAACAGAAGTCCTTATCGAGATCACCATTTCCAATCTGAGGGCAGACGGAGATATTGATGAAAGAGATTTCCTTGACAGGGTTGATATTCTGGCTAAACTGGGATATACCGTTATTATTTCCAACTTCTCTGAATATTACAGGCTGATTGATTATTTTGCATCTTATACAAGTGGAGACATTGGTGTAGCAATGGGCGTAAATAATATGCTGATGGTATTCGATGAGAAATATTATAAAAACCTTTCAGGAGGAATCCTTGAAGCCTTCGGGAAATTTTTCAGAAACGGGATGAGAGTATATCTGTATCCTTATAAAGATCCTGAAACCCACCAATTGCTGGATTCTTCAAACCTGAAAGTAGAAGAAAACCTGAAAGAACTCTATAAATATTTCAAACACAACAATCGTATTGTAGATATTACCAACTATAATCCAGAGTTTTTGGAAATCTATTCAAGAGAAATTTTGAGAAAAATTGCATGTTGTGTGAAAGGCTGGGAAACTCAGGTTCCGGAAGGTGTAGCAGAAATGATTAAAGAGCGTGGAATGTTCGGATATAAAGAAGAGCTTTCCCTAAAACAATTCTCTTAA
- a CDS encoding ABC transporter substrate-binding protein, which translates to MKIVSLVPSITEALFDLGLTENEVIGRTKFCIHPQDKIKNVAVIGGTKNINIEKIKALQPDLILANKEENVKDQVEALMGDCKVTVTNVETIEDNYYLLKNLGKLLGKEERAQLFNLKIYEVLNQAKLETPVKAAYLIWNNPYMTIGSDTFIHRILSEIGFENIFKDKTRYPQITAEDLADADVIMLSSEPFPFKEKHIEELQTFYPDKKIMIVDGEAFSWYGTHIAKCENYFKELLAEIHLMQQS; encoded by the coding sequence ATGAAAATCGTTTCACTTGTACCCTCAATTACTGAGGCTTTATTTGACCTTGGGCTTACTGAAAATGAAGTTATCGGGAGAACAAAATTCTGCATTCATCCTCAGGATAAAATAAAAAATGTAGCAGTAATCGGCGGGACCAAAAATATCAATATTGAGAAAATAAAAGCGTTACAGCCGGATCTTATTCTGGCCAATAAGGAAGAAAATGTAAAAGATCAGGTAGAAGCCCTGATGGGTGATTGTAAAGTAACCGTTACAAATGTTGAAACGATTGAAGACAATTATTATCTGCTTAAAAACCTCGGGAAACTTTTAGGAAAAGAAGAAAGAGCCCAGCTTTTCAATCTTAAAATATATGAAGTCCTGAATCAGGCAAAGCTGGAAACTCCTGTGAAAGCAGCTTATCTCATTTGGAACAATCCTTATATGACGATTGGATCAGATACATTTATCCATAGAATTTTATCAGAAATTGGTTTTGAGAATATCTTCAAAGATAAAACCCGTTATCCTCAGATTACTGCTGAAGATCTTGCGGATGCTGACGTTATCATGCTGTCCTCTGAACCGTTTCCGTTTAAAGAAAAACATATTGAGGAACTGCAGACTTTCTATCCTGATAAAAAGATTATGATTGTAGATGGCGAAGCATTTTCCTGGTATGGAACCCATATTGCGAAATGTGAGAATTATTTTAAAGAATTGCTGGCTGAGATTCATCTGATGCAGCAAAGCTGA
- a CDS encoding MBL fold metallo-hydrolase, whose product MKLKFLGTGTSQGVPVIGCTCEVCTSENPKDKRLRSSVMVTTEENKKILIDCGPDFRQQMLTNHEHTVDIALITHEHNDHVIGLDDMRPLIFKSGKDVPLYCYSRVAHEIKNRFPYAFADVRYPGAPAFELHEIENKPFHVLDTEITPVEVIHYKITVFGYKFKNLAYITDAGFISEKEKEKLKNLDVLILNCIRKFDPHPAHFILPDVIKLFEELKPKKLFLTHISHHLGLHDIEDKQLPPGIHLAYDGLELNF is encoded by the coding sequence ATGAAGTTGAAATTTTTAGGAACCGGTACTTCCCAAGGTGTACCCGTTATTGGCTGTACATGTGAAGTGTGTACTTCTGAAAATCCCAAAGACAAACGTTTACGTTCTTCCGTGATGGTAACTACGGAGGAAAATAAAAAAATACTGATCGACTGCGGTCCGGATTTCAGGCAGCAAATGCTTACCAACCACGAACATACCGTAGATATTGCGTTGATAACTCATGAGCATAATGACCACGTAATCGGACTTGATGATATGCGGCCATTGATTTTTAAGAGCGGTAAAGATGTTCCCCTATATTGCTATTCAAGGGTTGCTCATGAAATAAAAAACAGATTTCCTTATGCTTTTGCTGATGTAAGATATCCCGGAGCGCCCGCTTTTGAACTTCATGAAATTGAAAATAAACCTTTTCATGTACTGGATACGGAAATCACTCCGGTAGAAGTGATTCACTATAAAATTACAGTCTTCGGATACAAATTTAAAAACCTTGCCTACATCACAGATGCCGGATTCATTTCTGAAAAGGAAAAGGAGAAACTGAAGAATCTGGATGTTCTGATCTTAAACTGTATCAGAAAATTTGATCCCCATCCTGCCCATTTTATTCTTCCGGATGTTATTAAATTGTTTGAAGAACTAAAACCGAAAAAATTATTTTTAACACATATCAGTCATCATTTGGGATTGCATGATATTGAAGATAAGCAGCTTCCACCCGGAATACACCTTGCCTACGATGGTTTGGAACTGAACTTTTAA
- the mgtE gene encoding magnesium transporter — MNSRDELIFNPADIAETLSELPADERLLAFLKVPKEYKAEVFSHLDPDFQEDTIRSIGSDEVSEILNAMTPDDRTALFEDFPDELIKYSINHLNPQERRIALKLLGYNSDSIARLMTPYYIQIRKEWTVKRCLQQIKKVGKRVETMNYLYVVDERNRLIDDLAIGTLLLEEEDTLVSDITDNHFVAITTTTSKEDAVTYFEKYDRGALPIITEAGVLVGIVTIDDILDQIEQQNTEDIQKFGGLEALDLPYIQTSWTEMIKKRATWLIILFVSEMLTASAMGYFDKEIEKAVVLALFVPLIISSGGNSGSQAATLIIRAMALQEISLKDWWYVMKKEIISGLCLGAILGVIGFIRIMLWQQIGLFDYGQYWVYVGLSVSVSLIAIVLWGTLSGSMIPFVLKKLNLDPATSSAPFVATLVDVTGLIIYFTVAGLFLTGKLL; from the coding sequence TTGAATTCTAGAGACGAACTTATCTTCAACCCTGCCGATATTGCCGAAACTCTCAGCGAACTTCCTGCTGACGAGAGGCTGCTCGCGTTTCTGAAGGTTCCGAAAGAATACAAAGCAGAGGTTTTTTCACATCTTGATCCTGATTTCCAGGAAGATACCATCAGAAGTATCGGAAGCGATGAAGTTTCTGAGATCCTGAATGCAATGACTCCGGATGACAGGACAGCTCTTTTCGAGGATTTCCCAGATGAGCTTATTAAATATTCTATTAATCATCTTAATCCTCAGGAAAGAAGAATTGCTTTAAAACTTCTTGGGTACAACTCAGACTCTATTGCCCGTCTGATGACTCCTTATTATATTCAGATCCGTAAGGAATGGACGGTAAAGAGATGTCTTCAGCAGATCAAAAAGGTAGGAAAAAGAGTGGAAACCATGAACTACCTGTATGTGGTGGATGAAAGAAACCGTCTGATTGATGACCTTGCTATCGGAACTTTACTGTTGGAAGAGGAAGATACTTTGGTTTCTGATATCACAGATAATCACTTTGTAGCGATTACTACTACTACGTCTAAAGAGGATGCGGTAACGTATTTCGAAAAGTATGACCGTGGTGCTCTTCCTATTATTACGGAAGCGGGTGTCTTAGTAGGAATTGTGACTATTGATGATATTCTCGATCAGATTGAACAGCAGAATACGGAAGACATCCAGAAATTCGGGGGATTGGAAGCATTGGATCTTCCTTACATCCAGACCTCTTGGACTGAAATGATCAAAAAAAGAGCAACCTGGCTGATCATTTTATTCGTTTCAGAAATGTTGACTGCTTCAGCAATGGGGTATTTTGATAAAGAAATTGAAAAAGCTGTTGTTCTTGCCCTATTTGTTCCGCTGATCATTTCCAGTGGAGGAAATTCCGGGTCGCAGGCAGCAACGCTAATTATTCGTGCAATGGCGCTTCAGGAGATCAGTCTTAAGGACTGGTGGTATGTCATGAAAAAAGAAATTATCTCCGGATTATGTCTTGGGGCTATCCTGGGAGTTATTGGATTTATAAGAATCATGCTTTGGCAGCAGATCGGGCTTTTTGATTATGGCCAATACTGGGTTTACGTTGGACTAAGTGTTTCGGTTTCCCTGATTGCGATTGTTTTGTGGGGAACATTATCAGGCTCTATGATTCCGTTTGTCTTAAAGAAATTAAATCTTGACCCTGCCACTTCTTCTGCTCCGTTTGTAGCCACATTGGTGGATGTGACGGGACTTATTATCTATTTTACGGTAGCCGGACTTTTCTTAACCGGAAAACTTTTGTAA
- a CDS encoding bacteriocin-like protein: protein MKNLKKLSREAAKQINGGIGPFRCSITRPCSVGYCCNGECLDHDCPIEP from the coding sequence ATGAAAAATCTAAAAAAACTCAGCAGAGAGGCTGCGAAACAAATTAATGGCGGCATAGGACCGTTCAGATGCAGTATAACAAGACCATGTTCTGTGGGATATTGCTGCAATGGAGAATGTCTTGATCATGACTGTCCGATAGAGCCTTAA
- a CDS encoding VIT1/CCC1 transporter family protein has translation MHHQLEKHYVNRVGWLRAAVLGANDGLLSTTSIVIGVAAAEPERHIIILAALAGMIAGAMSMAAGEYVSVSSQEDTEKADLLREKRELEEMPEIELRELAKVYEKRGCTKETAMQVAIELTEHDALGAHARDELGINEITQAKPLQAAMASFGSFAVGALLPFSVSLLAPLKQMVYFQYGFSIVFLMFLGAVSAKAGGSDIKVAVLRICFWGTVAMGITAFVGHIFGVNIA, from the coding sequence ATGCATCATCAGTTGGAGAAACATTATGTAAACAGAGTAGGCTGGCTTCGGGCAGCTGTATTGGGAGCAAATGATGGGTTGTTATCCACTACAAGTATTGTCATTGGAGTTGCGGCTGCAGAACCGGAACGGCATATTATTATTCTTGCAGCGCTCGCAGGTATGATTGCCGGAGCAATGTCTATGGCTGCAGGGGAGTATGTTTCTGTGAGTTCACAAGAAGATACTGAGAAGGCAGATTTGCTTCGCGAAAAACGTGAGCTTGAAGAAATGCCGGAAATAGAACTTAGAGAACTTGCCAAAGTATACGAAAAACGCGGTTGTACCAAAGAAACTGCAATGCAGGTAGCCATTGAGCTTACAGAACATGATGCATTGGGAGCCCACGCCCGTGATGAATTAGGAATTAATGAAATAACACAGGCAAAACCTTTACAAGCAGCGATGGCTTCCTTCGGCTCATTTGCTGTGGGTGCTTTATTGCCGTTTAGCGTTTCTCTTTTGGCGCCACTTAAACAAATGGTGTATTTCCAATACGGATTTTCAATTGTATTTTTAATGTTTTTAGGGGCCGTTTCTGCCAAAGCAGGAGGTTCTGATATTAAAGTAGCTGTATTGAGGATCTGCTTCTGGGGAACCGTTGCAATGGGAATTACAGCATTTGTGGGACATATTTTCGGGGTCAATATAGCATAA
- a CDS encoding cupin domain-containing protein, producing the protein MSDTVILSEGAEFDHAIQEVSKYINLYVMAFEKNERAITQMHKRLNMYGGKGTVYMLQMFDQKELANNRLAAYMVLLNKGDESGFHTHNQRNEQELYVVVHGTGEYRERTGIEGPIRKKILKKGDITAISSIGYHSIENTGDEPLIMFVITTYNP; encoded by the coding sequence ATGTCTGATACAGTTATATTATCTGAAGGAGCAGAATTTGATCACGCTATCCAGGAAGTTTCAAAATACATCAATCTTTATGTAATGGCTTTTGAAAAGAATGAACGAGCCATCACACAAATGCATAAGCGTCTAAATATGTATGGTGGAAAAGGAACGGTATATATGCTGCAGATGTTTGACCAGAAAGAATTAGCCAATAATCGTCTGGCGGCATATATGGTTTTATTGAATAAGGGAGATGAATCCGGATTTCATACACACAATCAAAGAAATGAGCAGGAACTGTATGTAGTCGTGCACGGGACAGGAGAATATCGTGAAAGGACAGGAATTGAAGGGCCTATACGAAAGAAGATTCTTAAAAAAGGAGATATTACAGCGATCAGTTCTATAGGATATCATTCTATCGAAAATACGGGAGATGAACCTTTAATCATGTTTGTCATAACCACTTATAATCCCTAA